A genome region from Melospiza melodia melodia isolate bMelMel2 chromosome 26, bMelMel2.pri, whole genome shotgun sequence includes the following:
- the DNAJC16 gene encoding dnaJ homolog subfamily C member 16 encodes MEPGRAGCLLLLLLLPALAAAAPGEFDPYRVLGVGRSSSQADIKKAYKRLAREWHPDKNKDPGAEDKFIQISKAYEILSNEEKRANFDRYGDAGESQGFSQQQHRQFHRFHDGFYFDESFFHFPFNSERRDTSDEKYLLHFSHYINEIVPDSFKKPYLIKITSDWCFSCIHIEPVWKEVAQELEALGAGIGVVHAGYERRLAHHLGAHSTPTLLGLINGKITFFHNAVVRENLRQFVENLLPGNLVEKITDKNYIRFLSHWRKDNKPHVLLFDHMPVVPLLYKLTAFAYRDYLSFGYVYVGLRGTEELSSQYNINVYTPTMMIFKEHIDRPADVVQAREMKKQLIDDFLSQNKFLMVARLTSQRLFQELCPVKKSHRQRKHCVVLLTEEGEKFAEAYEAFLTFAVANTKDTLRFVHIYSDRQPEFADALLMDEEKYRGRSAVVILERRNNAGKIAYKVLEEAWQGSKEDNFILLDLLDQLRTDPGLLSSETVVADLNDELAPMFLIRWFYSTVDYISDWWDSLFHSNWREMMPLLSLLFSALFILFGTVIVQAFSDSSDTRDTPPSGKEETAAKTEKNDVSFSKESNSRIPKKSFVEVTELTDINYTSNLVRLRPGHMNVVLILSNSTKTPLLQKFALEVYMFTGSSSLHFSFLSLDKHREWLEYLLEFAQDAAPIPNQYDKHFLERDYTGYVLALNGHKKYFCLFKPHRSGDEGGTLGSCEDYDALQHAEARGKSSCSPGSRSIKNKLHKLSFWMERLLEGSLQRFYIPSWPALD; translated from the exons ATGGAGCCGGGACGggccggctgcctcctgctcctcctgctgctgccggcGCTGGCAGCGGCCGCGCCGGGCGAGTTCGACCCGTACCGCGTGCTAGGGGTCGGCCGGAGCTCCAGCCAGGCCGACATCAAGAAGGCCTACAAGCGGCTCGCCCGGGAATG GCACCCTGACAAAAACAAGGACCCGGGAGCAGAGGACAAATTCATCCAGATTAGCAAGGCCTATGAG ATTCTCTCCAACGAGGAAAAGAGGGCAAACTTTGATCGCTACGGAGATGCTGGGGAAAGCCAGGGCTTCTCTCAGCAGCAGCACCGCCAGTTCCACCGCTTCCACGATGGCTTCTATTTTGATGAGTCCTTCTTCCATTTCCCTTTCAATTCCGAGAGGCGCGACACCTCCGACGAGAAGTATTTGCTCCACTTTTCCCACTACATCAATGAAATCGTGCCAGATAGCTTCAAGAAACCTTACCTCATTAAAATCACCTCAGACTGGTGCTTCAGCTGCATCCACATCGAGCCCGTGTGGAAGGAAGTTGCTCAGGAATTGGAGGCTCTGG GAGCAGGAATCGGCGTCGTTCACGCGGGGTACGAACGGCGCCTCGCCCACCATCTGGGTGCCCACAGCACTCCAACCCTGCTGGGGCTCATTAATGGGAAAATAACCTTCTTCCACAACGCTGTCGTTCGGGAAAACCTGCGGCAGTTCGTGGAGAACCTTCTGCCAGGGAATCTTGTTGAAAAG ATTACAGATAAAAACTACATCCGCTTTCTGTCCCACTGGAGGAAAGACAACAAGCCCCACGTGCTGCTCTTCGATCACATGCCAGTTGTGCCGTTGTTATACAAG CTGACGGCCTTTGCCTACCGAGATTACCTCTCCTTTGGCTACGTGTACGTCGGACTGCGAGGCACCGAGGAGTTGTCCAGCCAGTACAACATCAACGTCTACACTCCCACCATGATGATCTTCAAGGAGCACATCGACCGGCCCGCTGACGTTGTGCAG GCACGAGAAATGAAGAAGCAGCTCATTGATGACTTCCTTTCCCAGAATAAGTTCCTCATGGTGGCCAGGCTCACCAGCCAGAGGCTGTTCCAGGAGCTGTGTCCTGTGAAAAAGTCTCACCGTCAGCGGAA GCACTGCGTGGTCTTGCTTACCGAGGAAGGAGAGAAGTTTGCTGAGGCTTATGAGGCATTTTTGACTTTTGCTGTGGCCAACACAAAAGACACACTGAGGTTTGTGCACATCTACAGTGATCGGCAGCCGGAATTCGCAGACGCCTTGCTGATGGATGAGGAGAAGTATCGTGGAAGATCAGCT GTGGTCATTCTGGAGAGACGCAATAATGCAGGGAAGATCGCCTATAAAGTCTTAGAGGAGGCCTGGCAAGGCAGCAAAGAGGACAACTTCATCCTCCTGGATCTCCTGGACCAGCTGAGGACAGACCCTGGCCTTCTGTCATCAGAGACCGTTGTGGCAGACCTGAATGATGAGCTCGCTCCT ATGTTCCTTATCCGATGGTTCTACTCCACAGTGGACTACATCTCAGACTGGTGGGACAGTTTGTTTCACAGTAACTG GCGAGAAATGATGCCACTCCTGTCCTTGCTCTTCTCTGCGCTCTTCATTCTCTTTGGCACTGTTATTGTTCAGGCTTTCAG TGATTCGAGTGACACAAGGGACACTCCACCCTCAGGGAAAGAAGAAACGGCTGCAAAGACGGAGAAGAACGACGTGAGCTTCAGCAAAGAGAGTAACAG CAGGATTCCCAAAAAGAGCTTTGTGGAGGTGACTGAGCTAACAGACATCAACTACACCAGTAACTTGGTGCGCCTGAGGCCAGGGCACATGAACGTTGTCTTGATCCTGTCCAACTCCACCAAAACCCCCCTGCTCCAGAAGTTTGCCCTGGAAGTCTACATGTTCACAGG AAGCAGCTCTCTTCACTTCTCCTTCCTCAGCCTGGACAAGCACCGAGAGTGGCTGGAGTATCTGCTGGAGTTTGCACAGGATGCAGCCCCCATCCCAAACCAGTACGACAAGCATTTCCTCGAGCGTGACTACACGGGCTATGTCCTGGCTCTGAACGGCCACAAGAAATACTTCTGCCTCTTTAAGCCTCACAGATCAGGGGACGAGGGGGGAACCCTGGGATCGTGCGAGGATTACGATGCTTTACAACATGCGGAAGCCAGAgggaaatcctcctgcagcccggGATCTAGATCCATTAAAAACAAATTACACAAATTGTCCTTTTGGATGGAACGCCTTCTAGAGGGTTCCTTACAGAGGTTCTATATCCCCTCGTGGCCTGCACTAGACTGA
- the CASP9 gene encoding caspase-9, with the protein MEEQQRRALRRGRARLVAALRVEPLWDPLEQRGLFTRPMLEELQSAGSRAEQARQLIIDLETRGKQAFPAFLSILRDTGQGDLAEMLIQECESRPVPPQLPELRPVELELREEKQRKNVTPHERLSIPVQAESERPRMPPVPARGSAVDKRRRDQDYEMKADPCGHCLILNNVNFSRDSGLSTREGSDIDCEKLERRFRALRFTVLTRRDLKTQEMVLELLKLSRQDHSALACCIVVILSHGCQTSHIQFPGGVYGTDGKPIPIEKIVNYFNGSNCPSLRGKPKLFFIQACGGEQRDQGFVVDCDSPEEEAPGGSLESDATPFLVSSDNMDEPDAIASLPTPSDILVSYSTFPGFVSWREKSSGSWYVETLDSVLEQYAHSEDLLSMLVRVAHAVSAKGRYKQIPGCFNFLRKKFFFMCR; encoded by the exons ATGGAGGAGCAGCAGCGGCGGGCGCTGCGGCGCGGGCGGGCCCGGCTGGTGGCGGCGCTGCGGGTGGAGCCGCTCTGGGACCCGCTGGAGCAGCGCGGGCTCTTCACCCGGCCaatgctggaggagctgcag AGCGCTGGCAGCCGAGCGGAGCAAGCCCGGCAGCTGATCATTGACCTGGAGACTCGAGGGAAGCAGGCTTTCCCTGCCTTCCTCTCCATCCTGCGGGACACCGGGCAGGGCGACCTCGCTGAGATGCTGATCCAGGAGTGCGAATCCCGGCCGGTGCCACCGCAGCTGCCAGAGCTGCGGCCCGTGGAGCTGGAGCTGCGGGAGGAAAAACAGCGTAAAA ATGTGACCCCTCATGAACGTTTGTCTATCCCAGTGCAAGCCGAGAGTGAAAGACCTCGAATGCCTCCTGTGCCAGCCCGGG GTTCTGCTGTTGACAAGAGGAGGCGTGACCAG GATTATGAGATGAAAGCAGATCCCTGTGGACACTGCCTGATCCTCAATAACGTCAATTTCTCCAGAGACTCGGGTCTGTCCACCCGAGAGGGCTCTGACATTGACTGTGAGAAGCTGGAGAGGCGCTTCAGGGCCTTGCGCTTCACCGTCCTGACCCGGCGGGATCTGAAAACTCAG GAAATGGTGTTGGAGCTGCTGAAGCTGTCTCGGCAGGACCACAGTGCTTTGGCCTGCTGCATTGTGGTGATCCTTTCCCATGGCTGTCAG ACGAGCCATATTCAGTTTCCTGGAGGCGTTTATGGAACGGATGGAAAACCCATTCCCATAGAAAAGATTGTGAACTATTTCAATGGGTCCAATTGCCCGAGTTTGAGAGGAAAACCCAAACTGTTCTTCATCCAGGCCTGTGGTGGAG AACAAAGGGATCAAGGCTTTGTAGTGGATTGTGATTCCCCTGAAGAGGAAGCTCCTGGGGGTTCCTTGGAATCGGACGCGACCCCGTTTCTGGTTTCATCAGATAACATGGATGAGCCTGATGCCATTGCCAGTTTGCCCACACCTAGTGACATCTTGGTTTCCTACTCAACTTTTCCAG GTTTTGTCTCCTGGAGGGAGAAGTCAAGTGGCTCGTGGTATGTGGAAACGCTGGACAGTGTGCTGGAGCAGTATGCCCATTCGGAAGACCTGCTCAGCATGTTAGTGAGG GTGGCACACGCTGTCTCTGCCAAGGGGAGGTACAAGCAGATCCCGGGATGTTTCAATTTCCTCCGTAAAAAATTCTTCTTCATGTGCCGCTGA
- the LOC134429595 gene encoding chymotrypsin-C-like, with protein MLGAICLVVLLGYAYGCGQPAVPPQLSSRVVGGEDAVAHSWPWQISLQYSRSGSWSHTCGGTLIAPQWVLTAAHCISSSKTYRVVLGKQNLSEDDEPGSVAVAVEKTIVHEKWNSILITCSNDIALVKLAEEVQETDTVRAACLPAAGKILSNNYPCYVTGWGRVRTNGPLADALQQALLPVVDYETCSKWDWWGSTVKKTMVCAGGDGIVSGCNGDSGGPLNCQREDGIWEVEGIVSFGSGLKCNMKNKPTVFTRVSAYIDWINEKMSAN; from the exons ATGCTGGGAGCCATCTGTCTCGTCGTGCTGCTGGGCTACG CCTACGGATGCGGTCAGCCGGCCGTGCCACCACAGCTGAGCTCCCGTGTGGTGGGCGGTGAAGACGCTGTAGCCCACAGCTGGCCATGGCag ATCTCACTGCAGTACAGCCGCTCTGGATCCTGGAGCCACACTTGTGGTGGGACCCTCATTGCTCCCCAGTGGGTGCTGACAGCTGCCCACTGCATCAG CTCTTCAAAGACCTATCGTGTGGTGCTGGGCAAGCAGAACCTGTCAGAGGATGACGAGCCTGGTtctgtggccgtggctgtggagaAGACAATTGTCCACGAGAAATGGAACTCTATCCTTATCA CCTGTAGCAACGACATTGCCCTGGTCAAGCTGGCAGAGGAGGTGCAGGAGACTGACACCGTCCGTGCCGCCTGCCTGCCGGCTGCTGGCAAGATCCTGTCCAACAACTACCCCTGCTATGTCACCGGCTGGGGACGCGTCAGGA CCAACGGGCCCCTGGCTGATGCCCTGCAgcaggctctgctgcctgtggtgGATTATGAGACCTGCTCCAAGTGGGACTGGTGGGGCAGCACTGTAAAGAAGACCATGGTGTGCGCCGGCGGCGACGGCATCGTCTCTGGATGCAAC GGTGATTCTGGGGGCCCCCTGAACTGCCAGCGCGAAGATGGGATCTGGGAGGTCGAGGGCATCGTCAGCTTCGGCTCCGGCCTGAAATGCAACATGAAAAACAAGCCGACAGTCTTCACCCGGGTGTCTGCCTACATTGACTGGATCAACGAG AAAATGAGCGCGAACTGA